In Oncorhynchus nerka isolate Pitt River linkage group LG21, Oner_Uvic_2.0, whole genome shotgun sequence, the following are encoded in one genomic region:
- the LOC115103574 gene encoding microtubule-associated proteins 1A/1B light chain 3C-like translates to MMPPFEKPQQPKSFKQRKSFATRKQEVAGIRTKFPTKIPVIIERYQREKYLPPLDKTKFLVPQELSMTQFVTIIRNRMSLMQSQAFYLLINNSGLASMSLTMAQVYKDHKDDDGFLYMTYASQEMFGNCV, encoded by the exons ATGATGCCTCCATTTGAGAAACCACAGCAGCCCAAGTCCTTCAAGCAGAGAAAAAGCTTTG CCACGAGAAAACAGGAGGTCGCGGGGATCCGAACAAAGTTTCCAACAAAAATTCCG GTTATCATTGAAAGGTATCAACGGGAGAAGTACTTGCCGCCTCTTGATAAAACGAAATTCCTGGTCCCCCAAGAACTTTCCATGACTCAGTTTGTCACCATTATAAG AAATCGTATGTCTTTGATGCAGAGTCAAGCGTTCTACCTGCTTATCAATAATAGTGGCCTGGCCAGCATGTCTCTTACCATGGCGCAAGTCTACAAGGACCACAAAGATGACGATGGCTTTCTCTACATGACTTATGCTTCTCAAGAAATGTTTGGTAATTGTGTTTAA